The Salvelinus namaycush isolate Seneca chromosome 16, SaNama_1.0, whole genome shotgun sequence genome has a segment encoding these proteins:
- the LOC120060710 gene encoding gamma-aminobutyric acid receptor subunit delta-like — translation MDMITFMLASLALLNIRDNIFTRAMLSDIGDYIGSDIQISWLPNLDELMKGYARNFRPGIGGSPVNVAMAIEVASIDHISEANMEYTMTIFLRQSWRDDRLSYNHTNKTLGLDSRFVDKLWLPDTFIVNAKSAWFHDVTVENKLIRLQPDGVILYSSRITSTVACDMDLTKYPMDEQECMLDLESYGYSSEDIVYHWSESQIHIHGLDKLELSQFTIIDYKFVTETMNFKSAGRFPRLSLRFQLRRNRGVYIIQSYMPSILLVAMSWVSFWISQTAVPARVSLGITTVLTMTTLMVSARSSLPRASAIKALDVYFWICYVFVFAALIEYAFAHYNADYRLKEKAKSKANKMSSESVVKNGKQAMVLFSLSVAGMNQGLMVSSRRPQRSGAETAEEEDVEHRRGRGTTASEEREEDKKCCSCCSKCCCACKPLQADTIDVYARAVFPATFAIVNVIYWVAYTM, via the exons ATGGACATGATAACTTTCATGTTGGCGAGCCTTGCCCTCCTGAATATCAGGGACAACATTTTCACCAG GGCCATGCTGAGTGACATTGGGGACTATATAGGTTCAGACATACAAATTTCCTGGTTGCCTAATCTGGATGAGTTAATGAAGGGCTATGCGCGAAATTTTCGCCCTGGGATAGGAG GCTCACCCGTGAATGTTGCCATGGCTATTGAAGTAGCCAGTATTGACCACATCTCTGAAGCCAACATG GAGTACACCATGACCATTTTCCTGCGTCAGAGCTGGCGGGACGACCGCCTGTCCTACAACCACACCAACAAGACCCTGGGACTTGATAGCCGCTTCGTGGATAAACTCTGGCTGCCCGACACCTTCATTGTCAACGCCAAGTCTGCCTGGTTCCATGACGTCACCGTGGAGAACAAGCTGATTCGCCTGCAGCCTGATGGGGTCATCCTTTACAGCAGccg GATCACCTCGACTGTGGCGTGTGACATGGACCTGACCAAATACCCCATGGATGAGCAGGAGTGTATGCTGGACCTAGAAAGCT ATGGCTACTCCTCAGAGGACATTGTGTACCACTGGTCTGAGAGTCAGATACATATCCACGGACTGGACAAACTGGAGCTCTCCCAGTTCACCATCATCGACTACAAATTTGTCACGGAGACGATGAACTTCAAATCCG CCGGACGTTTCCCGCGGCTCAGCCTTCGCTTCCAGCTGAGACGAAACCGAGGCGTCTACATCATCCAGTCCTACATGCCCTCCATCCTACTGGTTGCCATGTCCTGGGTGTCCTTCTGGATCAGCCAAACAGCAGTCCCGGCTCGGGTATCCCTGG GGATCACCACTGTGCTCACCATGACGACTCTGATGGTGAGCGCCCGCTCATCTCTCCCTCGAGCCTCAGCCATCAAAGCGCTGGATGTCTATTTCTGGATCTGCTACGTGTTTGTGTTCGCCGCGCTCATCGAGTATGCCTTTGCTCACTACAACGCCGACTACAGGCTCAAAGAGAAGGCCAAGAGCAAGGCCAACAAGATGAGCTCCGAG tCAGTCGTAAAGAATGGGAAACAGGCCATGGTGCTCTTCTCCCTGTCCGTGGCTGGAATGAACCAGGGCCTGATGGTGTCCAGCCGCCGTCCGCAGCGCTCCGGCGCCGAGACCGCCGAGGAGGAGGACGTGGAGCACAGGAGGGGGCGGGGGACCACAGcgtcagaggagagagaagaggataagAAGTGCTGTAGTTGTTGTTCCAAGTGTTGTTGCGCTTGCAAGCCCCTCCAAGCTGATACCATAGATGTCTACGCCAGGGCCGTGTTCCCTGCCACCTTCGCCATCGTCAATGTGATCTACTGGGTGGCGTACACCATGTGA